A window from Hemicordylus capensis ecotype Gifberg chromosome 2, rHemCap1.1.pri, whole genome shotgun sequence encodes these proteins:
- the SMIM7 gene encoding small integral membrane protein 7: MRPGLASAGALPVPAGSGSLRMLGDLLLCGTLLINAGAVLNFRLKKKESQGFGEEARDPTTGENIREFLLSLRYFRIFIALWNIFMMFCMIVLFGS, translated from the exons ATGCGCCCGGGCCTGGCGTCCGCCGGGGCACTTCCGGTTCCGGCGGGGAGTGGAAGCCTCAGGATGCTGGGGGACCTGCTGCTCTGCGG GACGCTGCTGATCAATGCAGGGGCCGTGCTCAACTTCAGGCT gaagaagaaggagagccAGGGCTTTGGGGAAGAAGCAAGGGACCCGACCACAG GTGAGAATATCAGAGAATTCCTGCTGAGCCTGAGGTACTTCCGGATCTTCATTGCTTTGTGGAATATCTTCATGATGTTCTGCATGATTGT GTTATTTGGATCTTAA
- the TMEM38A gene encoding trimeric intracellular cation channel type A isoform X2, whose product MEPETCCRPPRIIHSPGGDDGAVELSRQSPVASWVCAMLYCFGSYILADLLLGEAPLDCFSNNASLLLATAVWYLTFYCPLNLFYKCVSFLPVKLIFVAMKEVVRVRKIAVGVHHAHHHYHQGWLVMVTIGFVKGAGVALMSNFEQLLRGIWKPETNELLHMTFPSKASLYGALLFTLQQAHWLPVSKASLIFFFTLFMVTCKVFMTATHSHGSPFVLVEGALCPILFGSVPSGHDSHHPEPAHHHHHHHHPPGGSPEPSASLPPPQLPAKSREELNEGTRKRKAKKAE is encoded by the exons ATGGAGCCGGAGACTTGTTGCAGGCCGCCGAGAATAATCCATAGCCCCGGTGGTGACGATG GGGCGGTGGAGCTCTCCCGCCAGAGCCCCGTGGCCTCCTGGGTCTGCGCCATGCTCTACTGCTTCGGCAGCTACATCCTGGCTGACCTGCTGCTGGGAGAAGCCCCCCTCGACTGCTTCAGCAACAACGCCAGcctgctcctggccaccgccgtCTG GTACCTGACCTTCTACTGCCCCCTGAACCTCTTCTACAAGTGCGTCAGCTTCCTGCCGGTGAAGCTCATCTTCGTGGCCATGAAGGAGGTTGTCCGAGTCCGCAAGATCGCTGTGGGGGTCCACCACGCCCACCACCATTACCACCAGGGCTGGCTCGTCATGGTCACCATCGGCTTCGTCAAAG GTGCGGGCGTCGCCTTGATGTCCAACTTTGAGCAGCTGCTCCGCGGCATCTGGAAGCCGGAAACCAACGAGCTTCTCCACATGACTTT CCCTTCCAAGGCCAGCCTCTACGGAGCTCTGCTCTTCACCCTGCAGCAGGCCCACTGGCTGCCCGTCTCCAAGGCCAGCCTCATCTTCTTCTTCACCCTCTTCATGGTCACTTGCAAG GTGTTCATGACGGCCACGCACTCCCACGGCTCGCCGTTTGTGCTGGTGGAAGGTGCCCTGTGCCCCATCCTCTTTGGCTCGGTGCCCAGCGGCCACGACAGCCACCACCCTgaacctgcccaccaccaccaccaccaccaccacccgcccggAGGCTCGCCCGAACCCTCCGCctcgctgccgccgcctcagctGCCGGCCAAATCGAGGGAGGAGCTGAACGAAGGCACCCGCAAGCGGAAAGCCAAGAAGGCCGaatga
- the TMEM38A gene encoding trimeric intracellular cation channel type A isoform X1, protein MDLLGALDLAELAAAFARVPLFPVFDLGYFVVSILYLKYEKGAVELSRQSPVASWVCAMLYCFGSYILADLLLGEAPLDCFSNNASLLLATAVWYLTFYCPLNLFYKCVSFLPVKLIFVAMKEVVRVRKIAVGVHHAHHHYHQGWLVMVTIGFVKGAGVALMSNFEQLLRGIWKPETNELLHMTFPSKASLYGALLFTLQQAHWLPVSKASLIFFFTLFMVTCKVFMTATHSHGSPFVLVEGALCPILFGSVPSGHDSHHPEPAHHHHHHHHPPGGSPEPSASLPPPQLPAKSREELNEGTRKRKAKKAE, encoded by the exons ATGGACCTGCTGGGGGCCCTGGACCTGGCCGAGCTGGCGGCCGCCTTCGCGCGCGTGCCCCTCTTCCCGGTCTTCGACCTGGGCTACTTCGTGGTCTCCATCCTCTACCTCAAGTACGAGAAAG GGGCGGTGGAGCTCTCCCGCCAGAGCCCCGTGGCCTCCTGGGTCTGCGCCATGCTCTACTGCTTCGGCAGCTACATCCTGGCTGACCTGCTGCTGGGAGAAGCCCCCCTCGACTGCTTCAGCAACAACGCCAGcctgctcctggccaccgccgtCTG GTACCTGACCTTCTACTGCCCCCTGAACCTCTTCTACAAGTGCGTCAGCTTCCTGCCGGTGAAGCTCATCTTCGTGGCCATGAAGGAGGTTGTCCGAGTCCGCAAGATCGCTGTGGGGGTCCACCACGCCCACCACCATTACCACCAGGGCTGGCTCGTCATGGTCACCATCGGCTTCGTCAAAG GTGCGGGCGTCGCCTTGATGTCCAACTTTGAGCAGCTGCTCCGCGGCATCTGGAAGCCGGAAACCAACGAGCTTCTCCACATGACTTT CCCTTCCAAGGCCAGCCTCTACGGAGCTCTGCTCTTCACCCTGCAGCAGGCCCACTGGCTGCCCGTCTCCAAGGCCAGCCTCATCTTCTTCTTCACCCTCTTCATGGTCACTTGCAAG GTGTTCATGACGGCCACGCACTCCCACGGCTCGCCGTTTGTGCTGGTGGAAGGTGCCCTGTGCCCCATCCTCTTTGGCTCGGTGCCCAGCGGCCACGACAGCCACCACCCTgaacctgcccaccaccaccaccaccaccaccacccgcccggAGGCTCGCCCGAACCCTCCGCctcgctgccgccgcctcagctGCCGGCCAAATCGAGGGAGGAGCTGAACGAAGGCACCCGCAAGCGGAAAGCCAAGAAGGCCGaatga